A window from Ictalurus punctatus breed USDA103 unplaced genomic scaffold, Coco_2.0 Super-Scaffold_100046, whole genome shotgun sequence encodes these proteins:
- the LOC128630028 gene encoding histone H2B-like, giving the protein MPDPAKTAPKKGSKKAVTKTAGKGGKKRRKSRKESYAIYVYKVLKQVHPDTGISSKAMGIMNSFVNDIFERIAGESSRLAHYNKRSTITSREIQTAVRLLLPGELAKHAVSEGTKAVTKYTSSK; this is encoded by the coding sequence ATGCCCGATCCAGCCAAGACCGCGCCCAAGAAGGGatcaaagaaagccgtgaccaagacggccggcaaaggaggcaagaagcgcagaaagtccaggaaggagagctatgccatctacgtgtacaaggtcCTGAAGCAAGTGCACCCTGATACCGgcatctcatccaaggccatgggcatcatgaactccttcgtgaatgatatttttgagcgcatCGCCGGTGAGTCTTCTCGTCTGGCTCATTACAACAAGCGTTCCACTATCACCTCCAGGGAGATCCAGACCGCCGTGCGCCTGCTGCTTCCCGGCGAGCTGGCCAAGCACGCCGTGTCCGAGGGCACAAAGGCCGtcaccaagtacaccagctccaagtga